A genomic region of Mycobacterium sp. Aquia_213 contains the following coding sequences:
- a CDS encoding alpha/beta hydrolase domain-containing protein translates to MPESPTVTPVPGKPLLLLGGFDIGDLGYVAEEFFVSGTASSYAPASELGPDGRWAVTPSGTDDYTTRIVVLTPSDQAQFNGTVLVEWLNVSGGIDAPAVWMMAHREIVRAGYAYVAVSAQKVGVDGGTSMLGFDMSLKTQDPTRYAPLGHPGDAFCYDIFSQAGELARSADILRGLRAEHVIAVGESQSAMYLTTYINAIDPLVRLYDGFLVHSRFGPAAPLDGGSIFDELQSGTKQAVKFRHDLRVPLLVIITETDLFGGLRIGYYHARQPDSERLRVWEIPGSAHADNYTIMVAPIDTGSAPLKDIVAAYQPTNMLMGQQLDHYINFAPQHHYVVQAAIASLNTWVDTGEVAPAAPFIEVRETEEPQPILDPHGLAKGGLRTPWIDVPLARTSGDGALADDASNLMSAIFGSGEPFDEATVRRLYPGGAAAYLDSFTAALDTAIRSGFILPADRAEILELATATYPGGDS, encoded by the coding sequence ATGCCAGAGTCCCCCACCGTCACGCCGGTTCCGGGCAAGCCACTCTTGCTGTTGGGCGGCTTCGATATTGGCGACCTGGGCTACGTCGCCGAGGAGTTCTTCGTCTCCGGAACGGCCTCGTCGTACGCGCCGGCTTCGGAATTGGGCCCCGACGGCCGGTGGGCCGTAACACCTTCCGGCACAGATGATTACACGACCCGGATCGTGGTGCTGACGCCGTCGGATCAGGCGCAGTTCAACGGGACGGTGCTGGTCGAGTGGCTCAATGTCAGCGGCGGCATCGACGCTCCGGCGGTGTGGATGATGGCGCACCGCGAAATAGTCCGGGCGGGCTACGCATATGTCGCGGTCTCGGCGCAGAAGGTCGGGGTGGATGGCGGGACGAGCATGCTCGGCTTCGACATGTCGCTCAAGACCCAGGATCCGACCCGTTACGCACCGCTTGGCCACCCGGGCGATGCGTTTTGCTACGACATCTTTTCGCAAGCCGGTGAGCTGGCCCGCAGTGCCGACATCTTGCGCGGATTGCGCGCCGAACACGTTATCGCCGTTGGCGAGTCGCAATCGGCGATGTACCTCACCACTTACATCAACGCCATCGATCCTCTTGTCCGGCTGTACGACGGGTTCCTGGTGCATTCCCGTTTCGGCCCTGCCGCACCACTGGATGGCGGTTCCATCTTCGACGAATTGCAGAGCGGCACAAAGCAGGCGGTGAAGTTCCGTCACGACCTGCGCGTGCCGCTCCTCGTGATCATCACCGAAACCGACCTGTTCGGCGGCCTCCGTATTGGCTATTACCACGCACGTCAGCCGGACAGCGAGCGGCTGCGGGTCTGGGAGATCCCCGGCTCCGCGCACGCGGACAACTACACGATCATGGTGGCGCCGATCGACACCGGTTCGGCGCCGCTCAAGGACATCGTGGCCGCCTACCAACCCACCAACATGCTGATGGGCCAGCAACTCGACCACTACATCAACTTCGCGCCGCAACACCACTACGTCGTGCAGGCGGCAATCGCGTCACTGAACACGTGGGTCGACACCGGCGAGGTCGCACCCGCCGCGCCATTTATCGAGGTGCGTGAAACCGAAGAGCCCCAACCGATTCTGGATCCCCACGGCCTGGCAAAGGGCGGCCTCAGGACGCCCTGGATCGACGTGCCGCTGGCCCGGACTTCGGGTGACGGCGCCCTCGCGGACGACGCCTCGAATTTGATGTCGGCGATCTTCGGCTCCGGCGAACCATTCGACGAAGCCACCGTGCGCCGGCTCTACCCGGGCGGGGCCGCAGCGTATCTGGACAGTTTCACCGCGGCGCTGGACACGGCCATTCGGTCCGGCTTCATCCTGCCCGCAGACCGTGCCGAGATTCTGGAGCTGGCTACCGCGACCTATCCGGGCGGCGATTCGTAA
- a CDS encoding phosphodiester glycosidase family protein produces MQLRAERAAVLTRRTGLRRLAASLTAMFACTLLTSTVGPPVAHAADARELLASAIGATKGSYLVYNFGPGHPTPLMDASGRWYEMNNGGHLMIIKNAAGRLSPHLLVDTHRGDQARCESNPGARTGEGLMQASELYTPLNAWQRMGQPTIAINANFFDVRGQKAGSWRQTSCSSPLGAFIDNTNGQGRANQAVTGTLAYPGKQGLSGGGESWSSLTTMILPSGGAPYVVWPRSKNDYDAATPVVADLLNKNEKFVAVSGIGLLGPGETQQLRDGGPSAARTALAYVKQRDEMYIFEGGSYTPDNMQDLFRGLGSDTAILLDGGGSSAIVLRRDTGGMWAGAGSPRGSCDTRQVLCDSHERALPSWLAFN; encoded by the coding sequence ATCCAGTTAAGGGCCGAAAGGGCTGCCGTGCTGACACGACGCACCGGGCTGCGCCGACTGGCGGCCAGCCTCACGGCGATGTTCGCCTGCACCCTGTTGACGAGCACCGTCGGGCCACCCGTCGCCCACGCCGCTGACGCCCGCGAACTCCTGGCCAGCGCGATCGGCGCCACCAAGGGCTCGTATCTGGTCTACAACTTCGGCCCCGGCCACCCCACGCCGCTGATGGACGCCAGCGGTCGCTGGTATGAGATGAACAACGGCGGCCACCTGATGATCATCAAGAACGCGGCGGGACGCCTGTCCCCGCATCTGCTGGTCGACACGCACCGGGGTGACCAAGCGCGCTGCGAGAGCAACCCCGGGGCCCGCACCGGCGAGGGGTTGATGCAGGCCTCCGAGCTCTATACGCCGCTTAACGCGTGGCAACGGATGGGGCAGCCGACCATCGCGATCAACGCCAACTTCTTCGACGTGCGCGGACAGAAGGCCGGTTCGTGGCGTCAGACCAGCTGCAGCTCGCCGCTCGGCGCCTTCATTGACAACACCAATGGACAGGGCCGCGCCAACCAGGCGGTCACCGGCACCTTGGCCTACCCCGGCAAGCAAGGGCTCTCCGGCGGCGGCGAGAGCTGGTCCTCGTTGACGACGATGATCCTGCCGTCCGGCGGTGCGCCGTATGTGGTGTGGCCGCGCAGCAAGAACGACTACGACGCCGCCACCCCGGTGGTGGCCGACCTGCTCAACAAGAACGAGAAGTTCGTCGCGGTGTCCGGGATCGGGCTGCTGGGCCCCGGCGAGACTCAGCAGCTGCGCGACGGTGGCCCCAGCGCGGCGCGAACGGCCCTGGCCTATGTCAAGCAGCGCGACGAGATGTACATCTTCGAGGGCGGCAGCTACACCCCGGACAACATGCAGGACCTGTTCCGCGGCCTGGGCAGCGACACCGCGATCCTGCTGGACGGCGGCGGCTCGTCGGCGATCGTGTTGCGCCGCGACACCGGCGGCATGTGGGCCGGTGCGGGGTCGCCGCGCGGGTCGTGCGACACCCGTCAGGTGCTGTGCGACTCCCACGAACGCGCGTTGCCCAGCTGGCTGGCCTTCAACTAA
- a CDS encoding YhgE/Pip domain-containing protein, translating into MSKAQPRHAVPNPKHNAKALKTVQFWALPIGATLALMSALCALYLGGILNPTTNLRHFPIAVVNEDAGTAGPKIVDGLLSALDKNKFEIKVVSHDEAKRLLDRAQAYGELVIPPTFSSNLREYGASAVTPTKAERPSVTIFTNPRAGTLGAGIAGQTLTQAMAVANTKVGQYLSSEVAQETGGAPLTGASQSGLASPIDIKSAVYNPLPNGTGNGLSAFYYALLLLLAGFTGSIVVSTLVDSLLGYVPAEWGPVYRFAEQANISRFRTLLVKWGIMLVLALLTSGVYLAIAHGLGMPITHGWELWAYGVFAIVAVGVTSSSLIAVLGSMGLLFSMLVFVILGLPSAGATVPLQAVPPFFRWLAEFEPMHQVFLGVRSLLYLNGDGEAGLSQALLMTSIGLVIGLLVGGIVTRMYDRSGFHRIPGAIGVAIAEAHQAQHQSQQKARAGKHESSGEPTDADSAEPDPESVSKQT; encoded by the coding sequence ATGTCGAAAGCCCAACCGCGGCACGCGGTGCCGAACCCGAAGCACAACGCAAAAGCACTGAAAACAGTGCAGTTCTGGGCGTTGCCGATCGGCGCCACGCTGGCCCTGATGTCGGCGCTCTGTGCGCTGTATCTCGGCGGCATCTTGAATCCGACCACCAACCTGCGCCACTTCCCGATCGCCGTGGTGAACGAGGACGCCGGAACCGCCGGCCCGAAAATCGTCGACGGCCTGCTCTCCGCGCTGGATAAGAACAAGTTCGAAATCAAGGTCGTGTCGCACGACGAGGCCAAACGGCTACTGGACCGTGCTCAGGCGTACGGCGAATTGGTTATTCCGCCCACGTTCTCGTCGAATCTGCGCGAGTACGGTGCGAGCGCGGTCACGCCCACCAAGGCCGAGCGGCCCTCGGTCACGATCTTCACCAACCCCCGAGCGGGCACGTTGGGCGCCGGCATCGCCGGGCAGACCCTGACCCAAGCCATGGCTGTCGCCAATACCAAAGTGGGACAGTATCTTTCGTCTGAAGTCGCCCAAGAGACCGGCGGGGCGCCGCTGACCGGTGCGTCCCAATCGGGATTGGCCAGCCCGATCGATATCAAATCAGCCGTGTACAACCCGCTACCCAACGGCACGGGCAACGGACTGTCGGCGTTCTACTACGCATTGCTGTTGTTGCTGGCCGGGTTCACCGGCAGCATTGTCGTGTCCACCCTGGTGGACTCTTTGCTCGGATACGTGCCGGCCGAATGGGGTCCGGTGTATCGATTTGCCGAGCAGGCCAACATCTCTCGCTTCCGCACGTTGTTGGTGAAGTGGGGAATCATGCTGGTGCTGGCCTTGCTCACGTCGGGCGTCTACCTGGCCATAGCCCACGGACTCGGCATGCCGATTACGCACGGCTGGGAGTTGTGGGCGTACGGCGTGTTTGCGATCGTCGCGGTGGGTGTGACGTCCAGCTCGCTGATCGCGGTGCTGGGCTCGATGGGCTTGCTGTTCAGCATGCTGGTTTTCGTCATCCTCGGGTTGCCGTCGGCCGGCGCCACCGTGCCGCTGCAAGCGGTGCCGCCGTTCTTCCGCTGGCTGGCCGAGTTCGAACCGATGCACCAGGTGTTCTTGGGTGTGCGGTCGCTGTTGTATCTGAACGGCGACGGGGAGGCCGGCCTCTCGCAGGCGTTGTTGATGACGTCGATCGGGCTGGTCATCGGCCTGTTGGTGGGCGGCATCGTCACCCGCATGTACGACCGCAGCGGGTTCCACCGGATTCCCGGCGCCATCGGCGTGGCGATCGCCGAGGCGCACCAAGCCCAACACCAATCGCAACAGAAGGCGCGCGCGGGCAAGCACGAAAGTTCGGGCGAACCCACCGACGCCGACTCCGCCGAGCCGGATCCCGAAAGCGTAAGCAAGCAAACGTAA
- a CDS encoding alpha/beta hydrolase translates to MTRTERNFDGLGGVRIVYDVWTPDTPPRAVVVLSHGLGEYARRYDHVAQRFEEAGLVTYALDHRGHGRSGGKRMLVRDVSEYTADFDTLVGIATREHPGLKCIVLGHSMGGGIVFAYGVERPDNYDLMVLSGPVVAAQDAVPALVAFAAKFLGAVLPGVPVQDLDVDGISRDPAVVAAYKADPLVYHGKIPFGVGRAMLEVSETMPQRAPALTAPLLVVHGGEDRLVPVAGSRRLVECVGSTDVTLKVYPGLYHEVFNEPEQDQVLDDVVAWITDRL, encoded by the coding sequence ATGACCCGCACTGAACGGAATTTCGACGGCCTTGGCGGCGTGCGCATCGTGTACGACGTCTGGACGCCGGATACACCGCCGCGGGCGGTGGTGGTGCTGTCGCACGGTCTGGGCGAGTATGCCCGCCGCTACGACCACGTCGCGCAGCGCTTCGAAGAGGCCGGGCTGGTCACCTACGCGCTGGACCATCGTGGGCACGGCCGCTCCGGTGGCAAGCGCATGCTGGTACGCGACGTCTCGGAGTACACCGCCGACTTCGACACCCTGGTCGGTATCGCGACGAGGGAACACCCCGGCCTCAAGTGCATCGTCCTCGGGCACAGCATGGGCGGCGGGATCGTCTTCGCCTACGGCGTCGAGCGGCCGGACAATTACGACCTGATGGTGCTGTCCGGGCCGGTGGTGGCCGCCCAGGATGCGGTGCCGGCGCTGGTGGCGTTCGCCGCCAAATTCCTCGGCGCCGTACTGCCCGGCGTGCCGGTGCAGGACCTCGACGTCGACGGCATCTCCCGTGACCCCGCGGTGGTCGCGGCGTACAAGGCCGACCCGCTGGTCTACCACGGGAAGATCCCGTTCGGTGTCGGCCGGGCGATGCTGGAGGTCAGCGAGACCATGCCGCAGCGGGCGCCGGCGCTGACCGCGCCGCTGCTGGTGGTGCACGGCGGCGAAGACCGGCTGGTTCCCGTCGCCGGAAGTCGTCGCCTGGTCGAATGCGTGGGATCCACCGACGTCACGCTGAAGGTCTATCCGGGGCTCTACCACGAGGTCTTCAACGAGCCCGAGCAAGACCAGGTGCTGGACGATGTCGTTGCCTGGATCACCGATCGGCTGTAA
- a CDS encoding MarR family transcriptional regulator, with protein MGTSTAKSPPTARVMDVLAALADSPDGRTSAELAKTCRISTSTCALVLAELEGRSWVTRRGDRRYCLGSGLFGLVHGLRTQFPLLDRGRDALAYLHHTLGAGCSMSKIGGRHLTTVDAVGHGTDGAHAVGQRFPIDPPFGLVAMAWRDDDSVAAWLQRVMPRPTRTEIAQHQRVLADIRARGYGAWRFDDTHQSLHHRLAGVLASLEPTAQVTRQLTTLMTMVTLQSITDTLEKDLTSTEFVVLPIFGQDGQPEYQIEIHLGGPAGLTLATLDDALRQAQQLLGAGVA; from the coding sequence ATGGGTACGTCAACCGCCAAGTCGCCGCCGACCGCCCGGGTGATGGACGTGCTTGCCGCACTGGCGGATTCGCCGGACGGGCGAACCTCGGCGGAGCTGGCGAAGACCTGCCGGATCAGCACCTCGACCTGCGCGCTGGTGCTGGCCGAGCTGGAAGGCCGGTCCTGGGTCACCCGGCGCGGGGACCGCCGTTATTGCCTGGGCAGTGGATTGTTCGGGCTGGTGCACGGGCTGCGGACACAGTTCCCACTGCTGGACCGGGGGCGCGATGCACTGGCCTACCTGCACCACACCCTCGGCGCGGGCTGCTCGATGTCGAAGATCGGCGGCCGCCATCTGACCACGGTCGACGCGGTGGGACATGGCACCGACGGCGCACATGCCGTCGGCCAGCGCTTCCCGATCGATCCGCCGTTCGGACTGGTCGCGATGGCCTGGCGCGACGACGATTCGGTCGCGGCCTGGCTGCAGCGGGTGATGCCGCGTCCGACTCGCACCGAAATCGCGCAGCATCAACGGGTACTCGCCGACATTCGCGCCCGCGGCTATGGCGCCTGGCGGTTCGACGACACGCATCAATCGCTGCACCATCGCCTGGCCGGGGTGCTCGCGTCGCTGGAGCCGACCGCGCAGGTCACCCGGCAGCTCACCACGCTGATGACAATGGTGACGCTGCAATCGATCACCGACACACTCGAAAAGGACTTGACGTCAACGGAATTTGTTGTGCTGCCAATTTTCGGCCAGGACGGGCAGCCGGAGTACCAAATCGAGATCCATCTGGGCGGCCCGGCCGGACTGACGCTGGCCACGCTCGACGACGCGCTGCGGCAGGCACAGCAACTGCTTGGCGCCGGGGTGGCCTGA
- a CDS encoding LysR family transcriptional regulator, whose product MPQVLDIAPLRSLVAVADCGGFHRAAAALHLSQSAVSQHLRKVESVVGKPVVERSGRGVLFTEMGQRVLRHARTILAAHDAALDDLGATEQKVLTVGATEHGADVMLPALTSVLRERLPDRRPRFRLDRNVSLADAIDRGLVDLAIMLDGSGLDRVNASGIVQLQWVSARTCTVQQGEPLPLVIYAEPCTLREPAFALLEKQRVDYEIVAECGDLAGLYAAVRSGLGLALLPKIGKLPDGLCPAEGLPAPNCASILVRGRSGIDPDVLSAVDAAVRDVLADEK is encoded by the coding sequence ATGCCTCAGGTGCTCGACATCGCGCCGCTGCGCAGCCTCGTCGCGGTGGCCGATTGCGGCGGATTTCACCGCGCCGCCGCCGCCCTGCACTTGAGCCAGTCCGCGGTCAGCCAGCATCTGCGCAAAGTCGAGAGCGTGGTCGGCAAGCCGGTGGTCGAGCGCTCCGGGCGTGGTGTGTTGTTCACCGAAATGGGTCAGCGGGTGTTGCGGCATGCGCGCACGATTTTGGCGGCGCACGACGCGGCGCTCGACGACCTCGGCGCCACCGAACAGAAGGTGCTGACGGTGGGCGCCACCGAGCACGGCGCGGACGTGATGTTGCCCGCCCTGACCAGCGTGCTGCGTGAGCGGCTTCCCGACCGGCGGCCGCGTTTCCGGCTGGATCGCAACGTTTCCCTGGCGGACGCGATTGACCGGGGGCTGGTTGACCTGGCGATCATGCTCGACGGTTCGGGGCTAGATCGTGTCAATGCATCGGGAATCGTTCAGCTGCAATGGGTTTCAGCTCGGACCTGCACTGTCCAACAGGGGGAGCCGCTGCCGCTGGTGATCTATGCCGAACCGTGCACGTTGCGTGAGCCGGCCTTCGCGCTGCTCGAGAAACAACGCGTCGACTACGAGATCGTGGCCGAGTGTGGTGACCTGGCAGGGCTTTACGCGGCCGTGCGCTCGGGTCTGGGGTTGGCTCTGCTGCCCAAGATCGGCAAGCTTCCCGACGGCCTATGCCCGGCCGAGGGACTGCCGGCACCCAACTGCGCCTCGATACTGGTGCGCGGCCGGTCCGGCATCGACCCGGATGTGCTGAGCGCCGTCGATGCCGCGGTGCGCGACGTGTTGGCCGACGAAAAGTAA
- a CDS encoding DMT family transporter produces the protein MHLPRMPLSTASAVTFTYAVGYPIGALAVAEMTPMAVLVLRFGFAAIILASWALVARAAWPRGAQFGHVIVAGLLIQAVQFCCLYEALLLGASAVLCAVVIAMNPVMTAILATTFLREPLGRLRVVALVLGVVAVLAACARRLMGMHGVDPVMLLLVAGLLGLSAGGVYQQRFCAGVDFRTMSAVQNSVAFIPAAVLAMLTPFAVHDPGRAAAAIAGMVLLNATLAVSIYLRAISIHGAAAVAMLFAIIPAAAAVLSWLMLGQRPDVGVAIGLVVGGVACWLNSRAGKRHRAEKPSPEPEFAPAPRNMVSCSASD, from the coding sequence ATGCACCTACCGCGCATGCCCCTGAGCACCGCTTCGGCGGTCACCTTCACCTATGCGGTCGGGTATCCGATCGGCGCCCTCGCGGTGGCCGAGATGACCCCGATGGCCGTGTTGGTGCTGCGCTTCGGATTCGCTGCCATCATCCTCGCGTCGTGGGCCTTGGTGGCCCGGGCGGCCTGGCCGCGCGGGGCGCAGTTCGGTCACGTCATCGTCGCGGGCCTGTTGATCCAGGCCGTGCAGTTCTGCTGCTTGTACGAGGCGCTGCTGCTCGGCGCGTCCGCGGTGCTCTGCGCGGTGGTGATCGCGATGAATCCGGTCATGACGGCCATCCTGGCCACGACGTTCCTGCGCGAGCCGCTCGGCCGGCTGCGGGTCGTTGCGCTGGTCCTCGGCGTCGTCGCGGTGCTCGCCGCCTGCGCCAGAAGGCTGATGGGCATGCACGGCGTCGACCCGGTGATGTTGCTGCTTGTGGCTGGGCTGCTTGGCCTTTCGGCCGGCGGCGTGTATCAGCAGCGGTTCTGCGCCGGCGTGGACTTCCGCACGATGAGTGCGGTGCAAAACTCCGTGGCGTTCATCCCTGCAGCGGTGCTCGCGATGCTGACGCCGTTCGCGGTGCACGACCCGGGCAGAGCCGCCGCCGCGATCGCGGGCATGGTGCTGCTCAACGCCACGCTCGCGGTCAGCATTTACCTGCGTGCCATCAGCATTCACGGCGCGGCGGCGGTGGCGATGCTGTTCGCCATCATCCCCGCGGCCGCCGCGGTGCTGTCCTGGCTGATGCTGGGCCAGCGCCCGGATGTCGGCGTCGCGATCGGCCTAGTCGTCGGCGGCGTGGCCTGCTGGCTGAACAGCCGGGCAGGCAAGCGGCACCGCGCGGAAAAGCCGAGCCCCGAGCCGGAATTCGCGCCCGCGCCGCGCAACATGGTGAGTTGTTCAGCGTCCGACTAG
- a CDS encoding pirin family protein — translation MPANSEIRRAADRAVTTTPWLTSRHSFSFGDHYEPENTHHGLLVVNNDDVVAADAGFDTHAHRDMEIVTWVLEGELTHQDSAGNRGVIYPGLAQRMSAGSGILHSEKNDSLTQPVHFVQMWVIPDESGISPGYQQHEIGHTGAELVTIASGIPGHDAAILLHNRGAALHGARLQAGDTVIAPTAPYLHVYVPRGRLTLDGAGELGDGDAARLTDVDGPRLTASAPTDLLIWEMHSKLGG, via the coding sequence ATGCCTGCCAACTCCGAGATTCGGCGTGCGGCTGACCGGGCTGTCACCACGACGCCGTGGCTGACGTCCAGACATTCGTTCTCGTTCGGCGACCACTATGAGCCGGAGAACACCCACCACGGGTTGCTGGTGGTGAACAACGACGACGTCGTGGCGGCGGATGCCGGTTTTGATACCCACGCCCACCGGGACATGGAGATCGTGACGTGGGTGCTGGAAGGCGAATTGACACACCAGGATTCGGCCGGTAACCGCGGCGTGATCTATCCGGGCCTGGCGCAACGGATGTCGGCGGGCAGCGGGATCCTGCATTCGGAGAAAAACGATTCGTTAACGCAGCCAGTACATTTCGTTCAGATGTGGGTGATCCCCGACGAGAGCGGTATCTCACCCGGCTACCAGCAGCATGAGATCGGCCACACGGGCGCCGAACTTGTGACGATCGCCTCGGGCATACCCGGGCACGACGCGGCCATCTTGCTGCACAACCGCGGCGCGGCCCTGCACGGGGCGCGGCTGCAAGCCGGCGACACCGTCATCGCGCCCACCGCCCCCTACCTGCACGTATACGTGCCGCGCGGCCGGCTCACGCTGGACGGGGCCGGCGAACTCGGCGACGGAGATGCGGCCCGGCTCACCGACGTCGACGGCCCGCGGCTGACGGCGAGCGCGCCGACGGACCTGCTGATCTGGGAGATGCACTCAAAGCTGGGCGGCTAG
- a CDS encoding HNH endonuclease signature motif containing protein, with translation MSSTASPPAAVSPAERLEVLFAELAELAGQRNAIDGRIVQIVAELDRDELCGATGARSVAALVAWKLGSSSANAHTIATVARRLSEFPRCAAGMREGRLSLDQLGVIAGRAGDGSDEHYAQLAGSATVNQLRTAVKLEPRPEPDSRPEPPHSITKTTNEEFTCWRIKLPHDEAAMFDAALASHRDALIAEWRHDRGNGNCALDIAPPLPGPVEAFLRLVEAGWDAEAARRPHGHRTTVVVHVDIHQRAAALHLGPLLTDAERLYLTCDATCEAWFERDGELIGVGRATRVINRRLRRALEHRHPACAVPGCGATRGLHAHHIRHWEDGGPTELSNLVLVCPYHHRLHHRGVVTITGTADELTVADRSGRPLSAGSLARPPNLPPSAAPPCHGPTGERAQWWWYQPFQPRPSPTNN, from the coding sequence ATGTCCTCGACCGCATCGCCGCCCGCGGCGGTGAGCCCTGCCGAGCGTCTTGAGGTGTTGTTCGCCGAGTTGGCGGAATTGGCCGGTCAGCGCAACGCCATTGATGGACGCATCGTGCAGATCGTCGCCGAGCTGGATCGCGACGAGCTCTGCGGCGCCACGGGTGCACGGTCGGTAGCGGCGCTGGTGGCCTGGAAGCTCGGCTCGTCGTCGGCAAACGCCCACACGATCGCCACCGTGGCGCGCCGGCTGTCGGAGTTTCCACGCTGCGCGGCGGGCATGCGGGAGGGTCGGCTGTCCCTGGATCAGCTCGGCGTCATCGCCGGACGGGCCGGCGACGGATCTGATGAGCACTACGCTCAGCTGGCGGGCTCCGCCACGGTCAACCAGCTGCGCACCGCGGTCAAGCTGGAACCTCGACCCGAACCCGACTCTCGGCCGGAGCCGCCGCACTCGATCACCAAGACCACCAACGAGGAGTTCACTTGCTGGCGGATCAAACTTCCCCACGACGAAGCGGCGATGTTCGACGCGGCACTGGCGTCCCATCGTGATGCGCTGATCGCCGAATGGAGACACGATCGTGGCAACGGCAACTGTGCATTGGATATCGCGCCGCCGTTGCCGGGCCCTGTCGAGGCGTTCCTGCGCCTGGTCGAGGCCGGATGGGACGCCGAGGCGGCCCGCCGACCCCACGGGCATCGCACCACTGTGGTGGTGCACGTCGACATCCACCAGCGCGCCGCCGCGCTGCATCTGGGTCCCCTGCTCACCGACGCCGAACGGCTATACCTGACCTGCGATGCCACCTGTGAAGCGTGGTTCGAACGGGACGGCGAGCTCATCGGCGTCGGCCGCGCGACCCGGGTGATTAACCGGCGGCTTCGCCGCGCGCTCGAGCACCGCCATCCCGCGTGCGCGGTTCCCGGCTGTGGCGCCACCCGCGGTCTGCACGCACACCACATCCGGCACTGGGAAGACGGCGGCCCCACCGAGTTGTCCAACCTGGTCTTGGTATGCCCGTACCACCATCGGTTGCACCACCGAGGCGTCGTTACCATCACCGGAACCGCCGACGAGCTCACAGTCGCGGACCGCTCCGGCCGACCACTCAGCGCAGGATCGCTCGCGCGCCCGCCGAATCTTCCCCCGTCCGCTGCCCCACCGTGCCACGGGCCCACCGGTGAGCGCGCGCAGTGGTGGTGGTACCAACCGTTCCAGCCGCGACCGTCACCAACGAACAACTAG
- a CDS encoding dihydrodipicolinate reductase, translating into MLKVGVWGPGSMGVIALRGVIDHPELQLTDLVVHSDAKAGRDAGELCGIAPVGVVATQDPAPMLAGDADAVVYAAGANLRPLEAVQDMVSILRAGKNVVSCSVVPLVFPDAVDGAFTGPLRQAALDGGVSFFTTGIDSGFANDVLPLVLTGVSRAIESVRVTEMFNYATYPDPAAVYEILGFGKPPEYQAFAAQPGIFTFGWGPVLHQLAAGLGVKIDTVEESNERVPTTESFDTPTGHIEAGTIAAMRSTLTGYVGDKPTFVVDHVTRMRDDIAADWPQPHISLAPKDLGFGLASGRGVYRVEIEGSPSMRCEFEMAEDHDHDLGARIAGSSRMVNAIPAVCAAAPGLLSALDLPLITGTGLVRPVDGPSPDSRLVT; encoded by the coding sequence GTGCTGAAGGTGGGAGTCTGGGGGCCGGGTTCGATGGGCGTCATCGCCCTGCGAGGCGTGATCGACCACCCCGAGCTGCAATTGACCGATCTCGTCGTGCACAGTGACGCCAAAGCGGGTCGTGATGCGGGGGAGCTGTGTGGAATCGCCCCGGTAGGCGTGGTGGCCACTCAGGATCCGGCGCCGATGCTCGCCGGCGACGCCGACGCGGTGGTGTACGCCGCCGGCGCGAACCTGCGGCCGCTGGAGGCCGTGCAGGACATGGTGTCGATCCTGCGGGCCGGTAAGAACGTGGTGTCGTGTTCGGTGGTGCCGCTGGTCTTCCCCGACGCGGTCGACGGGGCGTTCACCGGCCCGTTGCGCCAAGCTGCGCTGGATGGCGGGGTATCGTTTTTCACCACCGGGATCGACTCAGGATTTGCCAATGATGTTCTGCCACTGGTGCTTACCGGTGTATCGCGGGCCATCGAATCGGTGCGGGTGACCGAGATGTTCAACTACGCCACCTACCCGGATCCGGCCGCGGTGTACGAGATCCTCGGCTTCGGCAAGCCGCCGGAGTATCAGGCCTTCGCCGCCCAGCCGGGAATCTTCACCTTCGGCTGGGGCCCGGTGCTGCACCAGCTCGCGGCGGGGTTGGGCGTCAAGATCGACACCGTCGAGGAGAGCAACGAACGCGTCCCCACCACCGAGTCGTTCGACACCCCCACCGGCCACATCGAGGCCGGAACGATCGCGGCGATGCGCTCGACTCTGACCGGATACGTCGGGGACAAGCCAACTTTCGTCGTCGACCACGTGACACGGATGCGCGACGACATCGCCGCGGACTGGCCGCAACCGCACATCAGCCTTGCGCCCAAGGACCTCGGCTTCGGACTGGCGTCGGGCCGCGGTGTCTACCGCGTCGAGATCGAGGGCTCGCCGAGCATGCGGTGCGAATTCGAGATGGCCGAGGACCACGACCACGATCTGGGGGCACGCATCGCGGGCTCCTCACGCATGGTCAACGCGATCCCCGCGGTGTGCGCGGCCGCGCCCGGACTGTTGTCCGCGCTCGATCTGCCGCTGATCACCGGGACCGGACTGGTCCGTCCGGTCGACGGGCCATCACCGGACAGCCGCCTCGTCACATGA